A genomic segment from Oncorhynchus keta strain PuntledgeMale-10-30-2019 chromosome 7, Oket_V2, whole genome shotgun sequence encodes:
- the LOC118386357 gene encoding 1-phosphatidylinositol 3-phosphate 5-kinase-like isoform X5, whose amino-acid sequence MDSVRSWLRAFNNRIARPRSSDMEAEDKSSSSRLDCSVKPPISPGSPSHLTHFKPLTPEQDEPPLRSAYSSFVNLFRFNKEEGRPPSVTEKPDVALTSTTGERGSWTSPAHSIHGSGTHRKQHPNLLRRTSTASVDWPLWPGQEGRRKPETPLSTHDPRTAVQLRTALKRLKEIMEGKSQDSDLKQYWMPDSQCKECYDCNEKFTTFRRRHHCRLCGQIFCSRCCNQEIPGKFMGYTGDLRACTYCRKIALSYSQSADSGSIGEDLSALSDSSVSSVCILEPSEPRTPVGGRKSSRNIFLEEDLAWQSLIHQESQSRGMNSRLTGLQEDGGKSPIRKRSASVTNLSLDPSGSSMLPSYDSSVSPQTSRTMPKPDHSEEERKILLDSSQLKDLWKKICNNSTGMEFQDHRYWLRTYPNCIVGKELVNWLLRSGTISTRAQAIAIGQAVVDGRWLDCVTHHDQLFRDEYALYRPLQSTEFSETPSPDSDSVNSLEGHSEPSWFKDIKFCDSDTDQVADENDYVTANSSNPSKRTSVSSFQSAVDSDSAASINLNMEQDNVNFHIKKQSKYPHVPPLPKEQKEYLVSEDGGQNISISDAFIKESLFNRRVEEKANEVLFTPLGWHHSSLDQLREENGEKEAMERLLSANHSHMMALLQQLLYSESLCLSWRDIIVPVVRQVVQTVRPDVRSCDDDMDIRQLVHVKKIPGGKKFDSAVVNGFVCTKNIAHKKMNSYIKNPKILLLKCSIEYLYREETKFTCIDPIVLQEHEFLKNYVQRIVDVRPNLVLVEKTVSRIAQDMLLEHGITLVINVKPQVLDRVSRMTQGDLVMFMDQLLTKPRLGTCQKFYLHSFQLANNELKTLMFFEGCPPQLGCTIKLRGASEYELARVKEIIILMVCVAYHSQLEISFLMDEFAMPPSLAKTSFPCLLESTTVEEEESQEIETDQSTLFQGGETVLGDEEENSVSESSSPKDVEVVKVAKTQLLSSSSSLVAEGMESAEVMTSTPLPNPLAPPPPYLIDDLEELTDEIGLEQGEEAEGRSGSGVLGRGESQEESSASEMAPRLFRDPLQDDTGLFVTEQVASTDDHLRTLTAGFKQELKDIILCVSPFITFREPFLLSPAGLRCPSRDYFPQQVYLSPLLNKDFKELDGRRKRQLLKDSTPSGGGMANGGPRTIQVLPSHRLTSARIAEHLGSSQDLAKMLADYRAQGGRLRQEEADPFAQPLPQPPVREALPSKHPVKADSEEEKPAGQNDMTWASKLDCLNPVNHQRLCVLFSSSSAQSNNAPNPCVSPWMVTMEFYGKNDLTLGIFLERYCFRPSYQCPSMFCETPMVHHVRRFVHGSGCVQIVLKELDSPVPGYQHTILNYSWCRICKQVTPVVPLSNDSWSMSFAKYLELRFYGHQYTRRANAEPCGHSIHHDYHQYFSYNQMVASFSYISVRLLEVCLPPPKIFIRNQGPSKGRMQQDLKDFSQKVTQVYLAIDDRLTSLKTDTFSKTREQKMEDLFAQKDMEEADLHSWIEKLQARLQACGSDSPQQLQTVLESVVVKKQSLCETLQSWNSRLQDLFQQEKGRKRLSVPASPGRHRQTDDSKPSALESSPRNPSPLVQNADKEDRHLTAMPSSWGSSLLALPSPGEPGSEPLSSGPCFPDQDSVSIPEDVFDGHLLGSNDSQVKEKSTMKAILANLMPGNSYNSIPFPFEPDKHYLMYEHERVPIAVCEREPSSIISFALSCKEYKSTLDELWKTTLKTGGEDTTLSTSSGESRVKNSPAKPNETASSQMGLGRSSMDSEPLKDADIGDNHKKSTGNPHIELQFSDANAKFYCRIYYAEEFHKMREEIMESTENDFVRSLSHCVNWQARGGKSGAVFYATEDDRYILKQMPRLEVQSFLDFAPHYFTYITGAVQQKRPTALAKILGVYRIGYKNSQNNSEKKLDLLVMENLFYGRKMAQVFDLKGSLRNRNVKTESGKESCEVVLLDENLLKLVHDNPLYIRAHCKAILRAAIHSDAYFLSSHLIIDYSLLVGRDDATDELVVGIIDYIRTFTWDKKLEMVVKSTGILGGQGKMPTVVSPELYRARFCEAMDKYFLMVPDHWTGLGVNC is encoded by the exons GAGCAGTGACATGGAGGCTGAGGACAAATCCTCCTCCTCTAGGCTGGATTGCAGTGTGAAGCCTCCCATCTCCCCTGGCAGCCCATCTCACCTGACACATTTCAAACCCCTGACTCCAGAGCAGGACGAGCCTCCGCTCCGATCAGCCTACAGCTCCTTCGTCAACCTGTTCCGCTTCAATAAAG AGGAGGGGCGGCCGCCCTCGGTGACAGAGAAACCGGATGTGGCTTTGACGTCAACCACTGGGGAGCGTGGGAGCTGGACCAGCCCAGCACACTCCATCCACGGCTCTGGGACCCATAGGAAACAACACCCCAACCTGCTCCGTAGAACATCCACtgcctcag TGGACTGGCCATTATGGCCGGGTCAGG AGGGCCGTAGGAAACCAGAAACCCCCCTGAGCACTCACGACCCCCGTACGGCTGTTCAGCTCCGCACTGCTCTGAAAAGACTCAAGGAGATCATGGAGGGAAAGAGCCAG GACAGTGACCTGAAGCAGTACTGGATGCCAGACAGTCAGTGTAAAGAGTGCTACGACTGCAACGAGAAGTTCACCACCTTCCGCCGCCGACACCACTGTCGGCTTTGCGGACAGATCTTCTGCAGCCGCTGCTGCAACCAGGAAATCCCTGGCAAGTTTATGGGCTACACGG GAGACCTGCGGGCCTGCACCTACTGCCGTAAGATCGCTCTGAGCTACTCCCAGTCTGCAGATTCTGGCTCCATTGGAGAGgacctgtctgctctgtctgacTCCTCCGTCAGCTCCGTCTGCATCCTGGAACCCAGCGAGCCTCGCACCCCGGTCGGAGGACGCAAGTCCAGCCGTAACATCTTCCTAGAGGAGGACCTGGCCTGGCAGAG TTTGATTCACCAGGAGTCTCAGAGCAGAGGTATGAATTCTAGACTGACTGGGCTTCAAGAGGATGGAGGCAAGTCCCCAATAAGGAAGCG GTCAGCCAGTGTGACCAACCTGTCCCTGGACCCGTCTGGCTCCTCCATGTTGCCCTCCTATGACAGCTCAGTGAGCCCCCAGACCAGTAGGACCATGCCCAAACCTGACcacagtgaagaggagaggaagatactGCTG GACTCGTCCCAGCTCAAAGACCTGTGGAAGAAGATTTGTAACAACAGTACTGGCATGGAGTTCCAGGACCACCGCTACTGGCTCCGTACATACCCCAACTGCATTGTGGGGAAGGAGCTGGTCAACTGGCTGCTGAGGAGTGGAACCATCTCCACCAG GGCCCAGGCGATAGCCATTGGTCAGGCTGTGGTAGACGGTCGTTGGTTGGACTGTGTCACTCACCACGACCAGCTGTTCAGGGATGAGTACGCTCTCTATCGCCCCCTCCAG AGCACAGAGTTCTCTGAGACCCCGTCTCCTGACAGTGACAGTGTCAACTCTCTGGAGGGACACTCAGAACCCTCCTGGTTCAAAGACATCAAGTTTTGCGACAGTGACACAGACCAGGTGGCTGACGAGAATGACTATGTCACGGCCA ACTCATCCAACCCCAGTAAGAGGACGTCAGTCAGTAGTTTCCAGTCAGCGGTGGACAGTGACTCTGCTGCTTCCATCAACCTCAATATGGAGCAGGACAACGTCAACTTCCACATCAAGAAACAGTCCAAGTACCCCCATGTACCACCGCTCCCCAAGGAGCAGAAAG AGTACCTGGTTTCAGAGGACGGAGGACAGAATATCTCCATCAGTGACGCTTTCATCAAAG AGTCCCTGTTTAACCGTCGTGTGGAGGAGAAAGCTAACGAGGTGCTGTTCACTCCTCTGGGCTGGCACCACAGCTCCCTGGACCAGCtcagagaggagaatggagagaagGAGGCCATGGAGAGGCTACT CTCTGCCAACCACAGCCACATGATGGCGCTGCTGCAGCAGCTGCTGTACAGCGAGTCCCTGTGCCTCTCCTGGCGTGACATCATCGTTCCTGTGGTGAGGCAGGTAGTGCAGACGGTGCGGCCGGACGTTCGCAGTTGTGATGATGACATGGACATCAGACAACTGGTTCACGTCAAGAAG ATTCCTGGAGGGAAGAAGTTTGACTCTGCGGTGGTGAATGGCTTTGTCTGTACCAAGAACATTGCTCACAAAAAA ATGAACTCGTACATCAAGAACCCCAAGATCCTGCTTCTGAAGTGTTCTATAGAGTATCTctacagagaggagaccaagTTCACCTGCATTGACCCCATTGTGCTTCAG GAGCATGAGTTTCTGAAGAACTATGTTCAGCGTATAGTGGACGTGCGTCCCAACCTGGTGCTGGTAGAGAAGACCGTGTCTCGTATCGCTCAGGACATGCTGCTGGAGCACGGCATCACACTGGTTATCAACGTCAAACCG CAAGTCTTGGACAGGGTGAGTCGTATGACCCAGGGGGACCTGGTCATGTTCATGGACCAGCTGCTCACCAAGCCTCGACTGGGAACCTGCCAAAAGTTCTACCTACACTCCTTCCAGCTGGCCAACA ATGAGTTGAAGACTCTGATGTTCTTTGAGGGCTGCCCTCCCCAGCTAGGCTGTACCATAAAGCTTCGCGGGGCGTCTGAGTACGAGCTGGCCCGGGTTAAAGAGATCATCATCCTCATGgtgtgtgtggcctaccactcccAGCTAGAGATATCCTTCCTCATGGATGAGTTTGCCATGCCTCCCAGCCTGGCCAAGACCAGCTTCCCCTGTCTCCTGGAGAGCACTACcgtcgaggaggaggagagccaGGAAATTGAGACCGACCAGAGCACCCTCTTCCAGGGAGGAGAGACTGTGCTAGGGGACGAGGAGGAGAATTCTGTATCGGAATCCTCCTCGCCTAAAGATGTCGAGGTTGTCAAAGTTGCCAAGACCCAACTcctgtcctcctcatcctccctggTGGCCGAGGGGATGGAGTCAGCAGAGGTCATGACCTCCACGCCGTTGCCCAATCCCCTGGCGCCGCCACCACCCTACCTAATTGATGACCTGGAGGAGTTAACAGATGAGATTGGGctggagcagggggaggaggcTGAGGGGCGGAGCGGGTCAGGGGTTCTGGGGAGGGGTGAGTCGCAGGAGGAGAGCTCTGCTTCGGAGATGGCCCCCAGGCTGTTCAGAGACCCCCTGCAGGATGACACAGGGCTGTTTGTCACAGAGCAG GTGGCCTCGACGGACGACCATCTCAGGACGCTGACGGCAGGCTTCAAACAGGAGCTGAAGGACATCATCCTATGTGTCTCCCCCTTCATCACTTTCAGAgagcccttcctcctctcccccgctGGTCTACGCTGCCCCAGCAGAGACTACTTTCCTCAACAG GTGTACCTCTCCCCACTGCTCAACAAGGACTTCAAAGAACTAGACGGTCGACGTAAGCGACAACTCCTCAAAGACTCCACCCCATCAGGTGGAGGCATGGCCAACGGAGGCCCTCGCACCATCCAGGTGTTACCCTCCCACCGCCTTACCAGTGCCCGCATCGCAGAGCATCTGGGCAGCAGCCAGGACTTGGCCAAGATGCTGGCAGACTACCGTGCCCAAGGAGGCCGACTCCGACAGGAGGAGGCAGACCCCTTCGCCCAGCCCCTACCCCAGCCACCGGTCCGGGAGGCTCTGCCGTCCAAGCACCCCGTCAAGGCTGATAGTGAGGAGGAGAAGCCAGCGGGACAGAACGACATGACCTGGGCCTCCAAG CTGGACTGCCTGAACCCAGTGAACCATCAGAgactctgtgttctgttcagcAGCTCCTCTGCCCAGTCCAACAACGCCCCCAACCCTTGCGTCAGTCCCTG GATGGTCACGATGGAGTTCTACGGAAAGAATGACCTCACACTAGGAAtattcctggagagatactgtttCAG gccGTCCTATCAATGCCCCAGTATGTTCTGTGAGACTCCCATGGTGCACCATGTGCGGCGGTTTGTCCATGGCAGTGGCTGTGTTCAGATCGTACTGAAGGAGCTGGACTCTCCTGTGCCTGGATACCAACACACCATCCTCAACTACTCCTGGTGCCGCATATGCAAACAG GTGACTCCTGTGGTGCCCCTGTCTAATGACTCGTGGTCCATGTCCTTTGCTAAGTACCTGGAGCTGAGGTTCTATGGTCACCAGTATACCAGGAGGGCTAATGCTGAGCCCTGTGGCCACTCCATCCACCATGACTACCATCAGTACTTCTCCTATAACCAGATGGTGGCCTCCTTCAG CTACATCTCAGTGAGACTGCTAGAGgtctgcctccctcctcctaaGATCTTCATCAGGAACCAGGGGCCCTCCAAGGGCCGGATGCAGCAGGACCTCAAGGACTTCTCACAGAA GGTGACTCAGGTGTACCTGGCCATAGATGACCGCCTCACCTCCCTGAAGACGGACACCTTCAGCAAGACACGCGAGCAGAAGATGGAGGACCTGTTTGCACAGAAAGAT ATGGAGGAGGCAGATCTGCACAGCTGGATAGAGAAGCTGCAGGCTCGTCTCCAGGCCTGTGGTAGTGACTCCCCCCAGCAGCTCCAGACTGTACTGGAATCAGTGGTAGTGAAGAAACAGAGCCTGTGTGAAACACTGCAGTCCTGGAACAGCAG GCTGCAGGACCTGTTCCAGCAGGAGAAGGGCAGGAAGCGTCTGTCTGTCCCAGCCAGCCCTGGGAGACaccgacagacagacgacagCAAG CCAAGTGCTCTGGAGTCCTCTCCACGCAACCCCTCCCCTTTAGTGCAAAATGCTGACAAAG AGGATCGTCACCTCACTGCCATGCCCTCAAGCTGGGGGTCGTCATTGCTAGCGTTACCGTCACCAGGGGAGCCAGGCTCAGAACCCCTCTCGTCTGGACCCTGCTTTCCTGACCAGGATTCCGTCAGTATCCCAgagg ATGTGTTTGATGGACACCTGTTGGGCTCCAATGACAGCCAGGTGAAAGAGAAGTCCACCATGAAGGCCATTCTAGCCAACCTGATGCCAGGCAACAGTTATaactctatcccattcccatT TGAACCAGACAAGCATTACCTGATGTATGAGCATGAGAGAGTGCCCATCgccgtgtgtgagagagaacccAGCTCCATCATCTCATTCGCTCTCAG CTGTAAGGAGTATAAGAGTACTCTGGATGAACTGTGGAAAACAACATTGAAGACAGGAGGCGAGGACACCACCCTGTCCACCAG CTCTGGAGAGAGCCGGGTCAAGAACAGCCCAGCCAAGCCCAACGAGACCGCCTCCTCCCAGATGGGTCTGGGCCGCAGCAGCATGGACTCTGAGCCTCTTA AAGATGCAGACATAGGAGACAACCATAAGAAGTCGACAGGAAACCCTCATATTGAATTAC aGTTCTCTGATGCCAACGCTAAGTTCTACTGTAGGATCTACTATGCTGAGGAGTTCCACAAGATGAGAGAGGAAATAATGGAGAGTACGGAGAATGACTTTGTTCGCTCGCTGTCCCACTGTGTCAACTGGCAGGCCCGCGGTGGCAAGTCTGGGGCTGTCTTCTATGCCACCGAAG ATGACCGATACATTCTGAAGCAGATGCCCAGACTAGAGGTTCAGTCCTTCCTGGACTTTGCCCCTCACTACTTCACCTACATCACTGGAGCCGTGCAGCAGAAG CGGCCCACTGCCCTGGCTAAGATCCTGGGTGTGTACCGGATCGGCTACAAGAACTCCCAGAACAACTCTGAGAAGAAGCTGGACCTTCTTGTCATGGAGAACCTGTTCTATGGCAGGAAGATGGCCCAGGTGTTCGACCTCAAGGGCTCTCTGAGGAACCGCAACGTCAAGACCGAGTCTGGGAAGGAGAGCTGTGAG GTGGTTCTGCTGGATGAGAACCTACTGAAGCTGGTCCATGACAACCCTCTGTACATCAGAGCCCACTGCAAGGCCATCCTCAGGGCTGCTATCCACAGTGATGCCTACTTCCTGTCTAGTCACCTGATCATAGACTACTCTCTGCTGGTTGGACGAGACGACGCCACAGACGAGCTGGTGGTGGGAATCATAG ATTACATACGGACATTCACATGGGATAAGAAGCTGGAGATGGTGGTGAAATCCACAGGGATCCTGGGAGGGCAAG GTAAGATGCCCACGGTGGTCTCTCCAGAGCTGTACCGAGCCCGGTTCTGTGAGGCTATGGACAAATACTTCCTCATGGTGCCTGACCACTGGACAGGGCTGGGGGTCAACTGCTGA